The Comamonas sp. lk genome contains the following window.
GCGCATAGTAGTGGCAACTGCAGGTATTTCAAGACATCACGGCGCAATTTATTCATCAAAAAATCCTCTTGAAATGCGCTGATGACCACCTATCTGTGAACCAAGCGGCAACAACGCAAGCCGCGCAGTTTAAAGGAGTTGGAACCATGATCTTTGCCCCCGTTTTGAGCCGCAATGCCTTTACCTCCCCCCGCGCAGCCGATCTGGCTTTGCAGCGCTTTTTGCAAGGCACGCTGGGAACACCCGCTCCTGCGGTCGCCCCGGTTCAGGTCAACCGCGACGAAAAGGCCACCACGCTGAGCTTGGATGTGCCAGGCCTGTCCCGCGAACAGCTGTCGCTGGCTATCGAAGGCAGCACCGTCAAGCTCGAGAATGTTGAAGGTGCACCCCGCCTGGTCAAATGCGCCTGGGATCTGGGCCATGAAATCGACATCAGCGCCAGCAAGGCCAAACTGGAAAACGGCGTGCTGACACTGACTCTGGCCAAGCTGGAGCCCGTGAGCAAGGCCACGGTGCTGGCCATCGAGTAAAGCGCAAGCGTTGACCGGTCTGCCTCTCTCCGTCCTTTCTTCCATCCTCTATTAGCCCTGGCAGGCCGGACAACACACAGCCCGCAATGTTTTGGCATTG
Protein-coding sequences here:
- a CDS encoding Hsp20/alpha crystallin family protein; this translates as MIFAPVLSRNAFTSPRAADLALQRFLQGTLGTPAPAVAPVQVNRDEKATTLSLDVPGLSREQLSLAIEGSTVKLENVEGAPRLVKCAWDLGHEIDISASKAKLENGVLTLTLAKLEPVSKATVLAIE